In Arthrobacter ramosus, one DNA window encodes the following:
- a CDS encoding ArdC-like ssDNA-binding domain-containing protein, with translation MTPEERITVLTDGLHTILEQAVESPSHWQVLLDASATLWRYSGGNVALLMMQMAQRGTDEPTLVAGYREWERHGRTVLKGEHALWVIAPRTARMQEFTLPDGTRQRIRVGEKVPRGAVDDGKKTVITGWRGQAVFDVSQTQGTPLLVPRDGTGSGIDASELFGSLAEVAHRHGFEVHVDSAQYGLTSGYTDFAKNRVQVGAWLSAEERTAVLAHELGHVLLHGPDDAVGQLYGSSADHRGLAEVEAESVAYTVLRAHGIDRGPQSASYLAGWADAVIETENGARKLPISRVDIAKSVLGRVTAASKGILEVTHPPGFGGKVLAIEADPLLNRSYVGVALPAPSVDGPTIAGPGV, from the coding sequence ATGACACCTGAGGAACGCATCACTGTCCTGACCGATGGCCTCCACACGATCCTGGAACAAGCCGTTGAATCCCCTTCCCACTGGCAGGTACTGCTGGACGCTTCGGCCACACTGTGGCGATACTCCGGCGGGAACGTGGCCCTCCTCATGATGCAGATGGCACAGCGCGGTACCGACGAACCCACTCTCGTGGCGGGATACAGGGAATGGGAACGCCACGGCCGCACAGTTCTGAAAGGGGAGCATGCCCTTTGGGTGATTGCGCCGCGCACTGCACGTATGCAGGAGTTCACACTGCCCGATGGGACTCGGCAGCGGATACGCGTCGGAGAGAAGGTTCCCCGTGGCGCCGTCGACGACGGAAAGAAAACGGTCATCACTGGTTGGCGAGGACAGGCAGTCTTTGATGTCTCGCAAACCCAAGGGACTCCGCTGCTGGTGCCGCGGGACGGAACCGGGTCCGGCATCGACGCCTCAGAGCTCTTCGGATCGTTGGCAGAGGTCGCTCACCGGCATGGCTTCGAAGTCCACGTCGACTCGGCCCAGTACGGTCTCACCAGCGGTTATACGGATTTCGCCAAGAACCGCGTCCAAGTGGGCGCGTGGCTGAGCGCTGAGGAGCGCACCGCGGTACTCGCCCACGAGCTCGGGCACGTACTGCTGCACGGCCCGGACGACGCCGTCGGGCAGCTTTACGGCAGCAGTGCAGATCACCGCGGGCTAGCCGAAGTCGAGGCCGAATCTGTCGCCTACACGGTTCTACGGGCTCATGGGATCGACCGCGGACCACAATCGGCTTCCTACCTTGCCGGATGGGCAGACGCCGTCATCGAGACCGAGAACGGGGCCCGCAAACTTCCTATCTCCCGCGTGGATATTGCGAAGTCGGTGCTCGGACGAGTCACAGCCGCATCGAAGGGGATCCTCGAAGTCACTCATCCACCTGGGTTCGGTGGGAAGGTTCTCGCCATCGAAGCCGATCCACTGCTCAATCGATCCTACGTGGGCGTGGCGCTGCCCGCGCCGTCTGTCGATGGGCCCACAATCGCAGGTCCTGGAGTTTGA
- a CDS encoding single-stranded DNA-binding protein produces the protein MSTRIPISIAGNLVANPELTYGESGVAHAKLRVAVNQRIQGADGTWQDGEPVFHNVSAFRALAENAANSLKKGDPVTVAGELEFRSYEKDGEKREARRIVADTIGPDLRFGTAAYQRSAHTAVSGPEAGIQVGPEVSADAEAASPVYNIATKSPVVVPPFGAAAGNEMSY, from the coding sequence ATGAGCACAAGAATCCCGATCAGCATCGCCGGCAACCTCGTCGCTAACCCTGAGCTCACCTACGGCGAGTCCGGAGTGGCCCATGCCAAGCTGCGCGTCGCCGTCAACCAGCGAATCCAGGGAGCTGACGGAACCTGGCAGGACGGTGAACCTGTCTTCCACAACGTCTCGGCATTCCGTGCGCTCGCAGAGAACGCAGCAAACTCGTTGAAGAAGGGCGACCCCGTTACCGTTGCCGGCGAGCTTGAATTCCGTTCATACGAGAAAGACGGCGAAAAGCGAGAGGCCCGCCGGATCGTTGCCGACACGATCGGACCGGATCTGCGCTTCGGTACCGCCGCCTACCAGCGCTCGGCACACACGGCGGTTTCTGGGCCGGAGGCTGGCATTCAGGTTGGCCCTGAGGTCTCGGCTGACGCGGAGGCCGCCTCTCCGGTGTACAACATTGCGACGAAGAGCCCGGTTGTGGTGCCCCCTTTCGGGGCAGCGGCGGGGAATGAGATGAGCTACTAG
- a CDS encoding helix-turn-helix domain-containing protein, protein MLTRISQTPPRWKKRREQVGSRIRELRIGQELTQEAFGLEAGLSRVMIIGIERGKKSIAYERIWDIADVLGVDVTDFFSDPSSTPSTEPHRRGRVK, encoded by the coding sequence GTGCTTACTCGAATTTCACAAACTCCGCCGCGTTGGAAAAAGCGTCGCGAGCAGGTCGGATCGAGGATCCGCGAGCTTCGTATAGGGCAAGAACTCACCCAGGAGGCATTTGGACTCGAAGCGGGGCTGAGCCGGGTCATGATTATCGGCATCGAGCGGGGAAAGAAGAGCATCGCCTACGAACGAATCTGGGACATCGCTGACGTCCTCGGGGTGGATGTAACGGATTTCTTCTCCGACCCTTCCAGCACCCCTTCTACTGAGCCTCACCGCCGGGGGCGGGTCAAATAG
- a CDS encoding type I restriction-modification system subunit M, translating into MITGEIKSQVDKVWNAFWTGGISNPLEVIEQITYLLFLKRLDENQTRAENKANRTGRPVENPVFPAGMDEKGRSYQDFRWSKFKNFSRDEMYIVFAEHIFPFLRTGLVQLANGDESSYAQHMKDARFTIPNAGLLEKVVDIIDEIPMDERDTKGDLYEYMLGKIASAGTNGQFRTPRHIIDLMVKMTAPQPVEAICDPAAGTAGFLVQAGEYLRQNNPNLLTNAEQSRFFHHSQFHGYDFDSTMLRIGSMNMLLHGVENPDITYRDSLADLHGTEEEQYDVILANPPFAGSLDYENVAKDLLSLVKTKKTELLFLALFIRLLKPGGRAAVIVPDGVMFGSSTAHKALRKILVEDHKLDGVVKLPSGVFKPYAGVSTAILFFTKTNSGGTDNVWFYDVSSDGFSLDDKRTPLAVSDLDDVLSRWQLRTTTEGDRARTDRSFLVPKAEIAENGYDLSLNRYKEVEHEEVEFKTPTDILADLDVLEIEIARGLSALKGLLK; encoded by the coding sequence GTGATAACAGGCGAAATCAAATCTCAGGTAGATAAGGTCTGGAACGCGTTCTGGACCGGCGGCATCTCCAATCCGTTGGAAGTGATCGAACAGATCACGTATCTGCTCTTCCTGAAGCGGTTGGATGAGAACCAGACGCGGGCGGAGAACAAGGCCAACCGCACAGGAAGACCGGTCGAGAACCCGGTCTTCCCCGCGGGCATGGACGAAAAGGGGCGCTCGTACCAGGACTTCCGCTGGAGCAAGTTCAAGAACTTCTCCCGCGACGAGATGTACATTGTCTTCGCCGAGCACATCTTTCCGTTCCTGCGCACCGGGCTGGTCCAGCTGGCCAACGGAGATGAGTCCTCCTACGCCCAGCACATGAAGGACGCCCGATTCACCATCCCCAACGCCGGTCTGCTGGAAAAAGTTGTCGACATCATCGATGAGATCCCTATGGACGAGCGCGATACCAAGGGTGACCTTTACGAATACATGCTCGGCAAGATCGCCTCGGCTGGAACGAACGGACAGTTCCGGACGCCCCGCCACATCATCGATCTCATGGTGAAAATGACAGCACCCCAGCCGGTCGAGGCCATCTGCGACCCCGCCGCCGGCACCGCCGGGTTCCTCGTCCAGGCCGGCGAATACCTCCGGCAGAACAACCCAAACCTGCTCACCAACGCCGAACAGAGCCGGTTCTTTCACCACAGCCAGTTCCACGGCTACGACTTCGACAGCACCATGCTCCGCATCGGGTCCATGAACATGCTCCTCCACGGAGTGGAAAACCCGGACATCACCTACCGGGACTCCCTGGCCGACCTGCACGGGACGGAGGAGGAACAATACGACGTCATCCTCGCCAACCCGCCATTCGCCGGCAGCTTGGACTACGAGAACGTGGCCAAGGACCTGCTGTCCCTGGTCAAGACCAAAAAGACCGAGTTGCTCTTCCTTGCTCTGTTCATAAGGCTGCTTAAGCCCGGCGGACGTGCGGCGGTGATCGTGCCCGACGGCGTGATGTTCGGCTCGTCCACGGCTCACAAGGCACTTCGGAAAATTCTCGTCGAGGATCACAAGCTCGACGGCGTGGTCAAACTCCCCTCCGGCGTCTTTAAGCCCTATGCCGGGGTTTCCACCGCGATCCTGTTCTTCACTAAGACGAATTCCGGCGGCACCGATAACGTTTGGTTCTACGACGTGAGCTCGGACGGGTTCAGCCTCGACGACAAACGCACCCCTCTCGCGGTCTCAGACCTCGACGACGTTTTGTCCCGATGGCAGCTGCGGACAACGACGGAGGGCGACCGGGCACGCACCGACCGATCCTTTCTCGTGCCCAAAGCTGAGATCGCCGAAAACGGTTACGATCTTTCCCTCAATAGGTACAAAGAAGTCGAGCACGAAGAGGTCGAATTCAAGACCCCGACCGACATCCTGGCCGATCTTGACGTTCTTGAGATTGAAATTGCCCGCGGGCTGTCAGCGCTAAAGGGTCTCCTCAAGTGA
- a CDS encoding restriction endonuclease subunit S, with translation MTTPTLVEILKEAVEPPPLVALSDATDFILDGTHGSPERTDGGVPVLSAQNVNGGTLSFSSTRFTSLAELDAFRKRLDLRNGDVALTIVGSIGRAAVVTGVVPAVFQRSVAFLRPKAGRTDSRYLYWAFSSLCVKDQLRKATNTSTQAGIYLGRLKEVLIPLPSIDEQRRIAAILDRVDEIRTVRRQGLSRLDDLASAIFLEMFGDPVSNPRGLPCKPLPAIGHLYSGGTPSKADPENWAGNLPWFSPKDIKRDDLFDSADHIDDDLPARSSLKRLPKDTVVFVVRGMILAHTFPVSVIRVESTVNQDMKAVIPSESIDADFLATCLRVQANRVLTLVDTAAHGTKKLDARALSNIPILVPGLEAQAEFARRVAAVAEIRAHYKAQLAELNALFASLQHSAFNGGL, from the coding sequence GTGACCACGCCAACACTGGTTGAAATCCTGAAAGAAGCAGTTGAACCGCCGCCGCTTGTAGCGCTTAGCGACGCAACGGATTTCATTTTGGATGGAACGCACGGATCACCGGAGCGCACAGATGGCGGCGTTCCCGTTCTGAGTGCTCAAAATGTGAACGGTGGAACCCTTAGCTTTTCATCAACCAGGTTCACGTCCCTGGCTGAACTTGACGCTTTTCGCAAGAGACTCGACCTGAGAAATGGCGATGTCGCTCTAACCATTGTGGGTTCGATTGGGCGCGCTGCCGTAGTGACGGGCGTGGTACCTGCAGTTTTTCAACGAAGTGTGGCTTTCTTGCGACCGAAGGCCGGCCGCACGGATAGCCGATACTTGTATTGGGCTTTTAGTTCACTTTGCGTGAAGGATCAACTCAGGAAAGCTACTAATACCTCTACCCAGGCTGGTATATATCTGGGACGCCTGAAAGAAGTTCTAATTCCGCTACCGTCCATTGACGAGCAACGGCGCATCGCGGCTATCCTGGACAGGGTCGACGAGATACGCACAGTGCGCCGCCAGGGCCTCTCCCGTCTCGACGACCTGGCGTCTGCTATCTTCCTTGAGATGTTTGGCGATCCGGTCAGCAATCCACGAGGGCTTCCGTGTAAGCCTCTGCCAGCGATCGGCCATCTTTACAGTGGGGGAACCCCCTCTAAAGCTGATCCTGAAAACTGGGCTGGGAACCTGCCTTGGTTCAGCCCCAAAGACATTAAGCGGGATGATTTATTTGATTCTGCGGATCACATAGACGACGACTTACCGGCTAGGTCGTCGTTGAAACGACTCCCCAAAGACACGGTGGTCTTTGTCGTTCGAGGAATGATTTTGGCACATACGTTCCCGGTCTCCGTCATCCGAGTCGAATCCACCGTGAATCAGGATATGAAGGCTGTGATACCGAGCGAATCAATCGATGCGGACTTTTTGGCAACATGTTTGCGAGTACAAGCAAACCGTGTCCTGACGCTCGTCGATACTGCTGCACACGGAACTAAGAAACTGGATGCAAGGGCCCTTTCCAACATTCCGATTCTTGTGCCCGGGTTGGAGGCGCAGGCTGAATTCGCCCGGCGTGTTGCGGCCGTCGCGGAGATCAGGGCTCACTATAAAGCCCAGCTCGCCGAATTGAACGCCCTTTTCGCGTCTCTCCAGCACAGCGCTTTTAATGGGGGACTCTGA